The Glycine soja cultivar W05 chromosome 6, ASM419377v2, whole genome shotgun sequence genome has a window encoding:
- the LOC114416282 gene encoding elongator complex protein 3-like → MAAVAVAEVAEVGKAPRPGKGGYEAHGLSEEEARVRAIAEIVSSMVDLSHKGQNVDLNALKSAACRKYRLSRAPKLVEMIAALPDAERETLLPKLRAKPVRTASGIAVVAVMSKPHRCPHIATTGNICVYCPGGPDSDFEYSTQSYTGYEPTSMRAIRARYNPYVQARSRIDQLKRLGHSVDKVEFILMGGTFMSLLADYRDYFIRNLHDALSGHTSANVEEAVAYSEHGATKCIGMTIETRPDYCLGPHLRQMLSYGCTRLEIGVQSTYEDVARDTNRGHTVAAVADCFCLAKDAGFKVVAHMMPDLPNVGVERDMESFREFFESPLFRADGLKIYPTLVIRGTGLYELWKTGRYRNYPPEQLVDIIARILAMVPPWTRVYRVQRDIPMPLVTSGVEKGNLRELALARMEDLGLKCRDVRTREAGIQDIHHQIKPEEVELVRRDYMANQGWETFLSYEDTRQDILVGLLRLRKCGRNTTCPELMGKCSIVRELHVYGTAVPVHGRDADKLQHQGYGTLLMEEAERIACREHRSTKIAVISGVGTRHYYRKLGYELEGPYMVKYLVK, encoded by the exons ATGGCGGCGGTAGCGGTGGCAGAGGTGGCAGAGGTTGGGAAGGCCCCACGGCCGGGCAAGGGCGGTTACGAAGCGCACGGCCTGAGCGAGGAGGAGGCTCGTGTACGCGCCATCGCGGAGATCGTGAGTTCCATGGTGGACCTCTCCCACAAAGGCCAGAACGTGGACCTGAACGCGCTCAAGTCCGCGGCGTGCCGCAAGTACCGGCTCTCACGCGCGCCGAAGCTCGTGGAGATGATCGCGGCGCTCCCCGACGCCGAGCGCGAGACGCTCCTCCCCAAGCTCCGCGCCAAGCCCGTCCGCACCGCCTCCGGAATCGCCGTCGTCGCCGTCATGTCGAAGCCGCACCGGTGCCCACACATCGCCACCACCGGGAACATCTGCGTCTACTGCCCCGGGGGACCTGACTCCGACTTCGAGTACAGTACCCAGTCTTACACCGGTTATGAACCAACCAGCATGCGTGCAATTCGTGCGAG GTATAATCCATATGTCCAAGCGAGGAGCAGGATAGATCAGCTTAAGCGTTTGGGTCATAGTGTAGACAAG GTTGAATTTATCTTAATGGGCGGTACCTTCATGTCACTTCTGGCTGATTACCGTGATTACTTTATAAGAAATCTTCATGATGCTTTGTCTGGACACACATCTGCCAATGTGGAAGAGGCAGTGGCTTACTCTGAGCATGGGGCAACCAAGTGTATTGGCATGACAATTGAAAC GAGGCCAGATTATTGTCTTGGGCCTCACTTGCGCCAAATGCTTTCTTATGGTTGTACACGATTGGAGATTGGAGTCCAAAGCACCTATGAAGATGTTGCTCGAGACACAAATAGAGGACACACTGTTGCTGCTGTAGCTGATTGTTTTTGCCTGGCTAAAGATGCTGGTTTCAAG GTTGTTGCTCATATGATGCCTGATCTTCCAAATGTTGGTGTTGAGAGGGACATGGAAAGTTTCCGGGAGTTTTTTGAGAGTCCCTTGTTTAGAGCAGATGGGCTTAAAATATATCCTACACTTGTAATTCGTGGAACTGGGCTTTATGAGCTCTGGAAAACTGGCAG GTATAGAAACTATCCACCAGAGCAACTTGTGGACATTATAGCAAGGATCCTTGCAATGGTACCCCCATGGACACGTGTTTATAGAGTTCAGCGGGATATTCCCATGCCTCTGGTTACCTCTGGGGTTGAGAAAGGAAATCTGAGGGAGCTGGCATTAGCTCGAATGGAAGACCTGGGATTGAAATGTCGTGATGTTCGGACCAGAGAAGCTGGAATCCAG GATATTCACCACCAAATTAAGCCAGAAGAGGTGGAGCTTGTTCGGCGTGATTATATGGCAAATCAGGGTTGGGAAACATTTCTATCATATGAAGATACACGGCAG GATATCCTTGTTGGTTTGTTGCGGCTGCGAAAATGTGGCCGCAACACAACTTGTCCGGAGCTTATGGGGAAGTGTTCTATTGTTCGTGAACTCCATGTTTATGGAACTGCTGTACCAGTTCATGGACGGGATGCTGACAAGCTACAACACCAG GGTTATGGCACACTTTTAATGGAGGAGGCAGAGCGCATTGCTTGCAGAGAACACAGATCAACAAAAATAGCTGTAATTTCAGGGGTTGGCACACGCCATTATTACAGGAAACTGGGATATGAGCTTGAAGGACCTTACATGGTGAAATATCTAGTGAAATAA
- the LOC114416285 gene encoding uncharacterized protein LOC114416285, translated as MLKSTFTPIFWVLTPKPKPPKLPSHAITNTFFTRSMPHVRHNAPVNPITPPPASSAYIHLPFCRKRCHYCDFPIVALGSTSAQIEDDPRVSNYIHWLCREINATNVDQPDDANTITPLQTVYFGGGTPSLVPPRMVSSVLDTLRTKFGLREDVEISMEMDPGTFDAEKMRGMVVLGVNRVSLGVQAFREELLRACGRAHGLKEVHEAIDVVKLCEVENWSIDLIASLPHQTSDMWEESLRLAIEAQPTHVSVYDLQIEQGTKFGRLYSLGEFPMPSETQSAEFYKMASRMLSDANYNHYEISSYCKSGYECKHNFIYWKNKPFYGFGLGSASFVGGLRFSRPRKVNDYINFVQNLENGFVNSSVEGHIHGKDTVMDVVMLSLRTAQGIDLMSLQESFGSSIVLSLLEAYKPYVESGHVVCLDEHRRTVRIDDLNSFLNKTNAEGRVAYIRLSDPEGFLLSNELIAIAFGVIDSWKDMPPYQEAEAT; from the exons ATGCTGAAATCAACCTTCACTCCAATTTTCTGGGTACTCACACCCAAACCCAAACCTCCAAAACTCCCTTCCCATGCAATCACAAACACCTTCTTCACAAGAAGCATGCCACATGTTCGACATAATGCCCCTGTCAACCCCATCACCCCACCACCCGCATCTTCAGCCTACATCCACCTCCCATTCTGCCGCAAACGCTGCCACTACTGCGACTTCCCCATCGTCGCCCTCGGCTCCACCTCCGCCCAAATCGAGGACGACCCACGAGTCTCAAACTACATCCACTGGCTCTGCAGAGAAATCAATGCCACCAATGTGGACCAACCTGATGATGCCAACACCATCACACCCCTTCAAACTGTCTACTTTGGAGGTGGGACGCCCTCGCTGGTGCCTCCTAGGATGGTTTCCTCAGTGTTGGACACACTGAGGACGAAGTTTGGGCTGCGCGAGGACGTGGAAATATCGATGGAGATGGACCCGGGCACGTTTGATGCTGAGAAGATGCGAGGGATGGTGGTGCTGGGAGTGAATAGAGTGTCCTTGGGAGTTCAGGCGTTTCGGGAGGAGCTGTTGAGAGCTTGTGGGAGGGCACATGGGCTGAAAGAGGTTCATGAGGCTATTGATGTTGTCAAGTTATGTGAAGTTGAGAATTGGAGTATTGATCTTATAGCTTCATTGCCTCATCAGACTAGTGACATGTGGGAGGAAAGTCTAAGGCTTGCCATTGAAGCACAACCAACTCATGTTTCGGTTTATGACTTGCAAATTGAGCAAGGCACGAAATTTGGGCGATT GTACTCACTAGGGGAATTCCCAATGCCTTCTGAAACACAATCAGCTGAGTTCTATAAGATGGCTTCAAGAATGCTTTCTGATGCGAATTACAATCATTACGAAATCAGCAGCTACTGCAAGAGTGGATATGAGTGCAAACACAACTTTATCTATTGGAAGAACAAGCCTTTCTATGGCTTTGGCCTTGGCTCTGCTAGCTTTGTTGGTGGGTTGAGGTTTTCAAGACCAAGGAAAGTGAAcgattatattaattttgtgcaGAATCTGGAAAATGGATTCGTAAATAGCTCTGTTGAAGGCCACATTCATGGCAAGGACACAGTCATGGATGTGGTGATGCTGTCCCTAAGAACTGCACAAGGCATAGACCTAATGAGTCTCCAAGAATCGTTTGGCAGCTCTATTGTTTTGTCTTTGCTTGAGGCTTATAAACCTTATGTTGAGAGTGGACATGTGGTTTGCTTGGACGAGCATAGGAGAACCGTTAGAATAGATGACCTTAATTCTTTTTTGAACAAAACTAATGCAGAAGGAAGGGTGGCTTATATAAGGCTAAGTGATCCAGAAGGTTTCCTCTTATCAAATGAGTTGATAGCCATAGCTTTTGGGGTTATCGACTCTTGGAAGGATATGCCTCCATACCAAGAAGCCGAAGCTACTTGA